A part of Citrifermentans bremense genomic DNA contains:
- the moaA gene encoding GTP 3',8-cyclase MoaA: MALIDTYGRRINYLRLSVTDRCNLRCRYCMPEEGVEKLDHSEVLSYADLLRISTEAVAAGIEKIRVTGGEPLVRKGILSFLERLGALPGLKELVLTTNGLLLKEMAQGLREAGVQRLNISLDSLKPETFAKITRGGELQRVLDGLEAAEKAGFSPHKINVVVMRGINDDEILDFVELTMKRPYVVRFIEYMPTCGDADWRELCVPGAEIRERIGARYLIEEVSHSERSGPSKNFKVQGSQGSLGIITAMTGHFCNGCNRLRVTASGIAKGCLFSGEGVDLRPVLATGDDALLRREVQRIVAAKPGRHEVTDEGAETVPFAMSRVGG; the protein is encoded by the coding sequence ATGGCACTGATAGACACTTACGGCAGGCGCATCAACTACCTCCGGCTCTCCGTCACTGACCGCTGCAACCTCCGCTGCCGCTACTGCATGCCGGAAGAGGGGGTGGAGAAGCTGGACCATTCGGAGGTCCTCTCCTACGCCGACCTCTTGCGCATCTCGACCGAAGCGGTGGCTGCGGGGATCGAGAAGATCCGCGTCACCGGCGGCGAGCCCCTGGTCCGCAAAGGGATCCTGTCCTTCCTGGAGCGGCTGGGTGCGCTTCCCGGGCTCAAGGAACTGGTACTGACCACCAACGGCCTGCTCTTGAAGGAGATGGCTCAGGGGTTGCGGGAAGCGGGGGTGCAGCGCCTCAACATCAGCCTCGACTCCCTCAAGCCCGAGACCTTCGCGAAAATCACCCGCGGCGGCGAACTCCAGCGCGTCCTGGACGGGCTGGAGGCCGCTGAAAAGGCCGGTTTTTCCCCACACAAGATCAACGTGGTGGTGATGCGCGGCATAAACGACGACGAGATCCTCGACTTCGTGGAACTGACCATGAAGCGTCCCTACGTGGTCAGGTTCATCGAGTACATGCCGACCTGCGGTGACGCCGACTGGCGCGAACTCTGCGTCCCGGGTGCTGAGATCAGGGAGCGCATCGGCGCGCGTTATCTCATCGAAGAGGTGAGCCACAGCGAGCGCTCCGGCCCCTCGAAGAACTTCAAGGTGCAGGGGTCGCAGGGGTCGCTTGGGATCATCACCGCCATGACCGGGCATTTTTGCAACGGCTGCAACCGCTTGCGGGTGACCGCCTCGGGAATCGCCAAGGGGTGCCTCTTCTCGGGGGAAGGCGTGGACCTGCGGCCGGTATTGGCCACAGGCGACGACGCGCTCTTGCGCCGGGAGGTTCAGCGCATCGTCGCGGCGAAGCCCGGGCGCCACGAGGTGACGGACGAGGGAGCGGAAACGGTCCCGTTCGCCATGTCCAGGGTCGGCGGGTGA
- a CDS encoding molybdopterin molybdotransferase MoeA translates to MMNYELARRTILEKVAPAGVERVMLLEAAGRILAEDYAAPSDMPRWDNSAMDGFAVKSAGCAPGTVLKVTDYIPAGVSSGDAVAEGCAARIMTGAPIPPGADAVVPIEETEATDQSVKLLQQVKKGDHIRFQGEDVGRGDLIMPKGTLIGPPQVSLLASFSAAMVPVYRRVRVAILSTGDELVEIGTEPKESQIVNSNALALACAVKLCGAEPVILGIARDNRESHLAYIGEGLKADVLITSAGVSAGDRDLVREILAELGVVEEFWKPGVKPGGPTAFALMGSKPVFSLPGNPVSTMITFDEFVRPALLRMMGHEKALRRTVRGYLKEGTRKKAGKLNFLRVQVSIEEGRYLASTAGDQNTGILKTMLRCNALALLPADRTEFAAGEEVELHLLDPTLEMEA, encoded by the coding sequence ATGATGAATTACGAACTTGCCCGGCGCACCATTCTCGAAAAAGTCGCACCCGCCGGGGTCGAGCGGGTCATGCTGCTCGAAGCGGCAGGAAGGATACTGGCCGAGGACTACGCCGCTCCCAGCGACATGCCCCGCTGGGACAACTCCGCCATGGACGGCTTCGCCGTGAAAAGCGCAGGCTGCGCGCCCGGGACCGTGCTCAAGGTGACCGACTACATCCCGGCAGGTGTAAGCTCCGGCGACGCGGTCGCGGAAGGGTGCGCCGCGAGAATCATGACCGGCGCCCCCATCCCCCCCGGGGCGGACGCCGTAGTCCCCATCGAGGAGACAGAAGCAACGGATCAAAGCGTGAAGCTGCTGCAGCAGGTGAAAAAGGGAGACCACATCCGCTTTCAGGGGGAGGACGTCGGCCGAGGCGACCTGATCATGCCAAAGGGGACCCTGATCGGCCCGCCGCAGGTGAGCCTCCTCGCTTCCTTTTCCGCCGCCATGGTTCCGGTGTACCGGCGCGTGCGGGTGGCGATCCTCTCCACCGGGGACGAACTGGTGGAGATCGGCACGGAACCCAAGGAGAGCCAGATCGTCAACAGCAACGCCCTGGCCCTTGCCTGCGCCGTCAAGCTCTGCGGCGCGGAGCCGGTGATCCTCGGCATCGCCAGGGACAACAGGGAAAGCCACCTGGCCTATATCGGCGAAGGACTGAAAGCGGACGTGCTGATCACCTCCGCGGGCGTTTCCGCCGGGGACCGCGACCTGGTGCGCGAGATCCTGGCGGAGTTAGGGGTAGTCGAAGAGTTCTGGAAACCGGGAGTGAAGCCCGGCGGCCCCACCGCATTCGCCCTCATGGGGAGTAAGCCGGTCTTCTCCCTCCCAGGTAACCCCGTTTCCACCATGATCACCTTCGACGAATTCGTCCGCCCCGCGCTTTTGAGGATGATGGGGCACGAGAAGGCGCTGAGGCGGACCGTGCGCGGCTATTTGAAGGAGGGGACGCGCAAGAAAGCGGGGAAACTGAACTTCCTGCGGGTGCAGGTCAGCATCGAGGAGGGCCGCTACCTGGCCAGCACCGCCGGCGACCAGAACACGGGGATATTGAAGACCATGCTCCGCTGCAACGCGCTGGCGCTGCTCCCGGCAGACCGCACCGAATTTGCCGCCGGCGAAGAGGTCGAGCTGCACCTTTTGGATCCCACCCTGGAAATGGAGGCCTGA
- the moaC gene encoding cyclic pyranopterin monophosphate synthase MoaC, whose translation MSFNHFDASGNAIMVDVSEKVPTLRTAIAGAVLSLKPETVQAIVSGRVAKGDVLGVARIAGIAGAKKTPELIPLSHPLALHHVSIEFEVDEQKGTIAVLATVRAFERTGVEMEAMAAATVAALTVYDMCKGSDKGIVISEVKLHYKEGGKSGVFKREA comes from the coding sequence ATGTCTTTCAATCATTTCGACGCAAGCGGCAACGCCATCATGGTCGACGTAAGCGAGAAGGTCCCGACGCTTAGGACCGCAATAGCCGGAGCGGTACTTTCGCTCAAGCCGGAGACCGTGCAGGCGATCGTCTCCGGGCGGGTAGCCAAGGGTGACGTCCTGGGTGTGGCACGCATAGCGGGGATAGCCGGGGCGAAGAAGACCCCGGAGCTGATCCCCCTCTCCCACCCGCTGGCGCTGCACCACGTCTCGATCGAGTTCGAGGTGGACGAGCAGAAGGGTACCATCGCCGTCCTGGCGACTGTACGCGCCTTCGAGCGGACCGGGGTGGAGATGGAGGCGATGGCCGCGGCGACGGTGGCCGCCCTCACCGTCTACGACATGTGCAAGGGGAGCGACAAGGGGATCGTGATCTCGGAGGTCAAGCTCCACTACAAGGAAGGCGGCAAGAGCGGCGTCTTCAAGAGAGAAGCGTAA